One part of the Chloroflexota bacterium genome encodes these proteins:
- a CDS encoding PASTA domain-containing protein, producing the protein MANRRSELDRFRVVRYDPIMPEGWNALRAAILQLYDDVAALAERVPNSLFVLVRDAVTGDIVPATWIEAVSAAPVDHPEALLPPGVRVGDYYLIANPEPGRYSVTVEPRPTTGYLEASAEVTIAEGTPATVEIALARATDRREIPSLFGASFAAALDRLAALGLTIGRVMEAHGHVLDPEDWPRFPDQPVISTEPGVGVVVPVGHAVDILLAAISFPRFPDLAGLSPDEAREAIRRFAEDHALTVEDVEITEEERAEGVGTVVAQEPTAGAEISSGTIRVRLVVAIPQRVAVPDLTGMTREEAEAALTAAGLTLDPTIEELETDTLADHDRVARQSPEPGERVPPGTAIRITVWKFPHVVVPDLAGMTLEGAAEALRAVGLEPDPDVGERATDEAANDGRVAAQEPAAGTEVPRGSVVRIVVWQLRRVAVPNLIGMTRGEAEAALTAAGLTLAPDVEERPTDAASDDGRVAAQEPAAGTEVPRGTSVRIALWRLARVTVPDVVERTESDARAMLAEAGLRVRVETRRVTDPALANLVLEQSPAAGAEVAPNTVVTLVVAAVARMPELRCMSREKAEDRLREFVARFDIRWDERIRLRRHPSPRDPDTVIRQRPAQGTPIGEELEGVLLMIRRPPFPDLRCLHIEEDQVEERLKEWADRNQVELRDLSIEPSPSDRPPGTILAQKPAALSATYSPEGVAVALVVATERAEPLRGLPELICLDQREAEEILQKFAEEFQVELRVAIRGASSERPEGIVLGQSPAPGTEIPNGATVTLMVARPSLPDVICLDRDEARALMEEATEGRILRWSETSQSSPIPEGTVIDQAPLPGAPLPEVERAIRVRVAISTGSRDIAEVPDLEAVSGIGPARAKRLRAAGIRDAAALAHASVEEIARALTVSESFAQVLIERAQALLRETGIT; encoded by the coding sequence ATGGCTAACCGCCGTTCAGAACTCGACCGCTTTCGCGTCGTCCGATACGACCCGATCATGCCCGAGGGGTGGAACGCGTTGCGGGCGGCGATCCTGCAGCTCTACGACGACGTCGCCGCCCTGGCCGAGCGCGTGCCCAACAGCCTGTTCGTCCTCGTCCGGGACGCGGTGACGGGCGATATCGTGCCCGCGACGTGGATCGAGGCGGTTTCGGCCGCGCCCGTGGACCATCCGGAGGCACTTCTACCGCCGGGTGTGCGCGTCGGCGACTATTACCTGATCGCCAACCCGGAGCCCGGCCGGTATTCGGTGACGGTGGAGCCGCGCCCCACGACCGGCTACCTGGAGGCGTCGGCCGAGGTCACCATCGCTGAGGGCACCCCGGCCACCGTGGAGATCGCTCTGGCGCGTGCGACCGACCGCCGGGAGATCCCCAGTCTGTTCGGCGCCTCGTTCGCCGCCGCCTTGGATCGCCTGGCGGCGCTCGGCCTGACCATCGGCCGGGTCATGGAGGCCCACGGGCACGTATTGGATCCCGAGGATTGGCCCCGCTTTCCGGATCAGCCGGTGATCTCCACCGAGCCAGGTGTGGGCGTCGTCGTGCCGGTCGGACACGCGGTGGACATCCTGCTGGCCGCCATCTCCTTCCCGCGCTTCCCGGACCTGGCCGGCCTCTCGCCTGACGAGGCCCGGGAGGCGATCCGGCGCTTCGCCGAGGACCACGCGCTGACCGTGGAGGACGTGGAGATCACGGAGGAGGAGCGGGCCGAGGGCGTCGGCACGGTGGTCGCCCAGGAGCCGACGGCGGGGGCCGAGATCTCCTCAGGGACGATCCGCGTGCGGCTGGTGGTCGCCATCCCGCAACGCGTGGCCGTGCCCGATTTGACCGGCATGACCCGGGAAGAGGCGGAAGCCGCGCTGACGGCCGCCGGATTGACCTTAGATCCGACCATCGAGGAACTGGAGACGGATACTCTGGCCGATCACGACCGGGTGGCGAGACAGTCGCCTGAGCCGGGGGAGCGTGTGCCCCCGGGGACGGCGATCCGCATCACTGTGTGGAAGTTCCCCCATGTCGTCGTCCCCGACCTGGCGGGCATGACGCTGGAGGGAGCCGCGGAAGCGCTTCGGGCCGTGGGCCTGGAGCCGGACCCGGACGTCGGCGAGCGAGCCACAGACGAGGCGGCCAATGATGGCCGCGTCGCCGCCCAGGAGCCGGCCGCGGGGACAGAGGTCCCGCGGGGAAGTGTGGTCCGCATCGTCGTCTGGCAATTGCGCCGCGTGGCCGTGCCCAACCTGATCGGCATGACGCGAGGAGAGGCGGAAGCCGCGCTGACAGCCGCCGGGCTGACGCTCGCCCCAGACGTGGAGGAACGCCCAACAGACGCCGCCTCCGACGATGGCCGCGTCGCCGCCCAGGAGCCCGCGGCCGGGACCGAGGTCCCTCGCGGGACGTCCGTGCGCATCGCCCTGTGGCGCCTGGCCCGGGTAACCGTGCCCGACGTGGTGGAGCGCACGGAATCAGACGCTCGGGCGATGCTCGCCGAGGCGGGGTTGCGCGTGCGCGTCGAGACCCGCCGGGTGACCGATCCGGCCCTAGCGAACCTCGTCCTGGAGCAGAGCCCCGCCGCCGGGGCCGAGGTGGCCCCCAACACGGTCGTCACCCTGGTGGTCGCCGCCGTCGCCCGGATGCCGGAGCTGCGCTGCATGTCCCGGGAGAAAGCGGAGGACCGCCTGCGCGAGTTCGTGGCCCGATTCGACATCCGTTGGGACGAGCGCATCCGCCTCCGGCGGCATCCCAGCCCGCGCGACCCCGACACGGTGATCCGGCAACGGCCGGCCCAGGGGACGCCCATCGGGGAGGAGCTGGAAGGCGTCCTGCTCATGATCCGCCGGCCGCCCTTCCCGGACCTGCGCTGCCTCCACATCGAGGAGGACCAAGTCGAGGAGCGATTGAAGGAGTGGGCGGACCGGAATCAGGTGGAACTGAGGGATCTGAGCATCGAGCCCTCGCCGAGCGATCGCCCTCCGGGCACGATCCTGGCGCAGAAGCCCGCGGCCCTCTCCGCGACCTATTCGCCGGAAGGGGTCGCCGTCGCCCTCGTTGTCGCCACCGAGCGCGCCGAGCCGCTGCGTGGGCTTCCGGAGCTCATCTGTCTGGATCAGAGGGAGGCGGAGGAGATCCTGCAGAAGTTCGCCGAGGAGTTCCAGGTCGAGCTCCGAGTGGCGATCCGGGGCGCCTCCAGCGAGCGGCCCGAGGGCATCGTGCTCGGCCAGTCGCCGGCCCCCGGCACCGAGATCCCGAACGGAGCGACCGTCACGCTGATGGTGGCCCGCCCGTCCTTGCCCGACGTGATCTGTCTGGACCGAGACGAGGCGCGAGCCCTCATGGAGGAGGCGACGGAGGGACGGATCCTCCGCTGGAGCGAGACGTCGCAGTCGTCTCCTATCCCCGAGGGTACCGTCATCGACCAGGCCCCGTTGCCGGGCGCCCCCCTGCCTGAGGTCGAGCGGGCGATCCGGGTGCGGGTTGCCATCTCGACCGGCAGCCGGGATATCGCCGAGGTCCCAGACTTGGAGGCGGTGAGCGGAATCGGCCCCGCGCGGGCGAAGAGGCTCCGCGCCGCCGGCATTCGGGACGCGGCCGCGCTGGCTCACGCCTCCGTCGAGGAGATCGCTCGAGCACTGACCGTGAGCGAGTCCTTCGCCCAGGTCCTGATCGAACGGGCACAGGCGCTCCTGCGGGAGACCGGAATCACGTAA